The following are encoded together in the Corticium candelabrum chromosome 1, ooCorCand1.1, whole genome shotgun sequence genome:
- the LOC134183961 gene encoding uncharacterized protein LOC134183961: protein MGCCASRPLVGDNIYIDFPDVQPNVDQRVNTETADVTTTQQQDSESSKFDKLLTPVQDLQPRIYSIFRTLMRLEEKHMNCLRQAEEYQARTTEDKTLINRELDVIFGDTQSLLSIQDIIIPTVKNCMEKSSTHSGVKSSLLNAAATYWRLCETFKKQALNWLARRSFTYMLTRRHPEMVELLQQCEDAEMLLPLDKILTLPLQRVTRYDEIFCHLQEMAASAGMTQEASSLEETRKAISAVIESVKQVDDLSRRFEGMWKTTLVIHNVKNASLKSNPTALIHHATAKWQTIPDDVIQFLNRHGIVQHSVWEVHCFLFETLLITICIVDKMRDLFYGHVYPLSYVAINSIHECETTWTVYRYDVEYCELTLSSSTQEDKWMMINLIREKARLLGYIMSDDEDDNESDEEFVDQAPPLQCRHQLQLLMKELVTTEVTYVKNLDLLMNTYLLPLRAEKVLTVDETNSICSNIEQIVAHQRVFLKALETAFYQSNDSRQAIQCICAVFNANSEHFKLYTDYIVGLSQCNNVLVEKHLELEKFVTKKRPSEQHALSLPSLLITPFQRLLRYPLIIKSAISCTKSESGWQKEMALLEETVAAIEAICRDINEKKRKKDN, encoded by the exons ATGGGATGCTGCGCTTCTCGCCCGCTGGTCGGAGACAACATCTACATAG atTTTCCAGACGTGCAACCGAATGTCGACCAAAGAGTCAACAC GGAAACAGCAGATGTGACTACCACTCAACAGCAAGACTCTGAAAGCTCCAAATTCGATAAACTCTTGACTCCTGTCCAAGATTTGCAGCCACGAATCTACTCAATATTTCGTACTCTGATGCGTTTGGAAGAAAAACACATGAAT TGTCTGAGACAGGCTGAGGAGTATCAGGCAAGAACAACAGAAGATAAAACTCTCATCAACAGAGAG CTTGACGTCATATTTGGAGATACTCAGTCTTTGCTTTCCATCCAAGACATCATCATTCCTACAGTCAAA AACTGCATGGAGAAAAGCTCGACGCATTCCGGAGTAAAG TCGTCACTGCTGAACGCAGCTGCTACTTACTGGAGGCTGTGTGAGACCTTCAAGAAACAGGCTCTCAACTGGCTAGCAAGGAGGTCATTTACTTACATGCTGACAAGAAGACACCCGGAAATGGTTGAACTCTTACAGCAATGTGAAGACGCTGAGATGCTGCTACCACTGGACAAGAttttgactctgccattgcaA CGTGTTACAAGATATGATGAAATATTCTGCCATCTCCAAGAAATGGCAGCAAGTGCTGGTATGACACAAGAAGCAAGCAGTCTAGAAG AGACAAGAAAGGCAATATCGGCTGTCATTGAGTCAGTAAAACAAGTTGATGATTTGAGTAGAAGATTCGAAGGCATGTGGAAGACAACTCTAGTAATACACAACGTCAAGAACGCCAGTCTAAAGTCCAACCCGACTGCACTGATACATCATGCAACAGCAAAGTGGCAAACAATTCCCGACGATGTCATACAATTCCTAAACCGCCACGGAATAGTACAACACAGTGTCTGGGAAGTGCATTGTTTCT TGTTTGAAACCCTACTCATCACAATTTGCATCGTGGACAAAATGCGCGATCTGTTTTATGGCCATGTCTATCCTCTGAGTTACGTGGCCATCAACAGCATCCACGAATGCGAGACAACATGGACTGTGTATCGATACGACGTGGAATACTGTGAATTGACACTGAGCAGCAG CACGCAAGAAGACAAGTGGATGATGATTAACCTAATCCGAGAAAAAGCGCGACTTCTTGGATACATCATGAGTGATGATGAAGACGACAATGAAAGTGATGAGGAATTTGTTGATCAAGCTCCTCCTCTGCAGTGCCGACATCAATTGCAATTGTTGATGAAAGAGTTGGTAACCACAGAAGTGACATATGTAAAG AACTTGGACTTGTTGATGAACACTTACCTTCTGCCACTACGAGCTGAGAAGGTTTTGACAGTAGACGAG acaaacagcatttGCTCCAACATTGAACAAATAGTGGCACATCAACGAGTATTTCTGAAAGCACTAGAG ACTGCTTTCTATCAATCCAATGACAGCAGACAGGCAATACAATGTATCTGTGCCGTGTTCAATGCCAATAGTGAACACTTCAAGCTCTACACCGACTACATAGTAGGTCTATCGCAATGCAATAACGTTCTAGTCG AAAAACACCTTGAACTCGAAAAATTTGTCACAAAGAAACGTCCTTCAGAACAACATGCGCTGTCTCTGCCATCCCTACTGATCACACCATTCCAG AGATTACTTCGATACCCATTGATTATAAAATCAGCCATTTCCTGTACGAAAAGCGAGAGTGGATGGCAAAAGGAGATGGCACTGCTAGAAG AGACTGTGGCTGCAATAGAAGCAATATGCAGAGATATCAAtgagaagaagaggaagaaggaCAATTGA
- the LOC134178995 gene encoding CUGBP Elav-like family member 3 isoform X1: MECGGTNSALSSNGTERSPTVGEKAADAIKLFIGQVPKQFSEEDLRTYFDEFGDIYELRILRNRYTNEHKGCAFITFCTRENALAAKELLHDKIVLPGMNRPMQIKLSEQEAKAEGRKLFIGMLPKAYSGEDVRQMFDKFGDIEEVNVLHDTAGISRGCAFVKYSSRPECEAAIQEMNGTQTLPGALSCLVVKYADSEKERSQRRMQKALQLQQQQLAAVTLSSHQYTALQQQWMQQMASFTNTHGGSSLASPSDMNGSISPTSTLSPVSGLPYVDYLGSAVSPTLGYHMYTHNGFIPQQPVHEVCLFEGPEGANLFIYHLPQEARDTDLLQWFTPYGNVVSTKVYIDRITHQSKCFGFVSFDDPMSADAAISDMNGRQIGSKRLKVQHKRVKGYPPSPVSDQGPLQSTDFTAAMPASSF, encoded by the exons ATGGAGTGCGGTGGTACCAACTCAGCTCTGTCTTCCAACGGGACGGAGCGTTCTCCCACCGTCGGCGAGAAAGCGGCAGACGCCATAAAGCTCTTCATCGGACAGGTTCCCAAGCAATTTAGCGAAGAAGATCTACGGACGTACTTCGACGAGTTTGGCGACATCTACGAGCTGCGCATTCTTCGCAATCGTTACACAAACGAGCACAAAG GTTGCGCTTTTATTACGTTTTGCACGAGAGAGAACGCGCTGGCCGCTAAGGAATTGTTGCACGACAAGATCGTTCTTCCTGGA ATGAATCGACCGATGCAAATCAAACTGTCGGAGCAAGAAGCGAAAGCAG AGGGGAGAAAACTATTTATTGGGATGTTGCCGAAAGCATACAGTGGGGAAGATGTCAGACAAATGTTTGACAAATTCGGAGATATTGAAGAGGTTAATGTGCTTCACGATACAGCAGGAATCAGCAGAG GCTGTGCCTTTGTCAAGTATTCGTCACGACCCGAGTGCGAAGCTGCGATTCAAGAGATGAATGGAACTCAGACTTTGCCG GGAGCATTGTCGTGTCTCGTTGTCAAATATGCAGACTCGGAAAAGGAGCGCAGTCAGCGACGCATGCAGAAAGCTctgcaactgcaacaacagcaactagCGGCGGTCACCCTATCCTCCCATCAGTACACAGCGCTCCAACAACAG TGGATGCAGCAGATGGCTTCGTTTACGAACACTCATGGAGGCTCGAGTTTGGCATCACCGTCGGACATGAATGGCAGCATCAGCCCTACATCGACACTCAGTCCGGTGTCAGGATTGCCATATGTCGATTACCTGGGGAGTGCAGTCAGCCCAACGCTGGGATATCACATGTACACTCACAATGGCTTTATACCTCAGCAACCAGTGCATGAAG tttgtctgtttgaagGGCCCGAGGGCGCCAACCTCTTCATCTATCACTTGCCGCAAGAGGCCAGAGACACGGATCTACTCCAGTGGTTCACGCCGTATGGTAACGTCGTCAGCACGAAAGTGTACATTGACAGGATCACACATCAGAGCAAGTGTTTCG GCTTTGTGAGCTTTGATGACCCGATGTCGGCAGATGCTGCAATCAGCGACATGAACGGTCGACAGATTGGAAGCAAGCGACTCAAGGTTCAGCACAAACGTGTGAAGGGCTATCCGCCCAGTCCCGTGTCCGACCAGGGGCCTCTGCAGTCGACAGACTTTACAGCGGCCATGCCGGCATCGAGCTTTTAG
- the LOC134191623 gene encoding uncharacterized protein LOC134191623 gives MSTDHDHLDTIIHNYWEDIVSTVGAEHVIPNLRRVINAEEAEEVQNQSRFPTRRSRTNYLLDLLEKRSDGWTHFVIALRNLYPSLYTKIVDDYVKVFTRQQTGHVLEDHPANPDRNSEYSCLLIHLLRDLEEKLEKSEANLEKERVEHAVTREACQVTLRERSEAQRDIEMADTDCQKFQQQLAACQEQLAYHQSGHADMICARNAALQMRDEVQDMLRSKITEVHQLQTDLQILEDEKRDSLRRLSLAEACNSQSNTEIQAEHFKQQLVEQQRLVLDLQLQVAKLKDRLNKKSLLLNGSGDLDRDSESPVFCRNNSTFGSAITDQSSVYLVELDCSASSHGIEVSGTAIVDKIMCDSPAYQQGLVHEGDTIMKVNDVDIESRLSAFANDLMRSSGIVQLQIGRPLLGSVLSRHLSGASRTSMGALSQRKLSRGSSVSQSASFSAYYSGGKQCFRQYHEYDVGVHTSRSLHSLPEATLSSAMEPHATRRTSFCKNGIMLTRLNRDNSPENLSRSLTAVHEPCCDSETYQQLTSTPAWSTGSRRGQNCTSANNGTSSPLKNRRSGLLTCQGAKSDALGTIPTAGLEPNFPVSTTTKECPKSEGDLINHLDIKHTASNIERSVVVGESGFHPAIQIVGGLGRGIFVTGVTGNVIHGDLNEGDQIIKLNDENFVDVTHAQAVQAIATEGKLTAEVVYNLSGYGDVIDCNFGNQDSFYVKALFTYNSHGPYEHGFDSGTVFHVVRTLVPDQNDCWVAYTVNRSGNDTNSEKMLPSLSKAAELHRTAASVSEPTKIIRGVLTGWKRHSLKRKATAAAADTIEQGSEFDRTQWGYEFVKQCKVVTARPVMLLGVLTVPISEQLLESHTPQFIKCKLSSITRISHLASNELYCIVESDPGCISKLHEQHLHPIVIFITTKSRKHSKSFLPSGVSRHELESQIDAAETMKKHYGHEFSAHVTITSLVDLTETVRSIIRIVEDQQENIVWDVNNLEYTT, from the exons ATGTCCACTGATCACGATCATCTCGACACCATAATCCACAACTACTGGGAAGATATCGTGAGCACCGTCGGTGCAGAGCATGTCATTCCCAATCTCCGTCGAGTTATCAACGCTGAGGAAGCGGAAGAAGTGCAGAATCAATCGCGATTTCCAACGAGGCGAAGTCGAACCAACTACCTTTTGGACCTTCTGGAGAAGAGGAGCGACGGCTGGACTCATTTTGTCATCGCATTGCGCAATCTGTACCCATCGCTTTACACCAAGATTGTTGACGACTACGTAAAGGTCTTCACCAGGCAGCAGACAGGACATGTACTCGAAGATCATCCTGCTAACCCTG ATCGGAACTCGGAATATTCCTGCCTATTGATCCACTTGCTCAGAGATCTTGAAGAGAAACTAGAAAAGAGCGAAGCTAATCTGGAGAAGGAACGAGTGGAGCATGCTGTGACCAGAGAAGCATGTCAGGTTACTCTCAGAGAAAGAAGCGAAGCTCAGAGAGACATTGAAATGGCGGACACAGATTGCCAGAAATTTCAACAGCAACTCGCTGCTTGTCAAGAGCAACTGGCATATCATCAATCGGGCCATGCTGACATGATCTGTGCTCGAAATGCAGCACTACAGATGAGGGATGAAGTTCAGGATATGCTGAGAAGTAAGATCACAGAAGTACATCAACTTCAAACAGACTTACAGATACTTGAGGATGAGAAACGTGACAGTTTAAGACGCCTGAGTTTGGCAGAGGCTTGTAATAGTCAATCGAACACCGAGATCCAAGCTGAGCACTTCAAACAGCAGCTGGTTGAACAGCAGCGTCTAGTACTAGACTTGCAGTTGCAAGTTGCAAAACTCAAGGACAGACTCAACAAGAAAAGTTTGCTTCTCAACGGGAGCGGGGATCTCGATCGGGATTCAGAATCACCAGTCTTTTGTAGAAAT AATTCAACATTCGGAAGTGCAATCACAGATCAGTCCTCTGTATATTTGGTTGAGCTTGACTGCAGTGCAA GTTCCCATGGAATTGAGGTATCAGGAACAGCAATTGTAGACAAAATTATGTGTGACTCACCAGCATATCAACAAGGTCTGGTCCACGAGGGTGATACCATTATGAAG GTCAATGACGTTGACATTGAAAGCAGACTCTCAGCATTTGCAAACGATTTGATGAGATCATCAGGCATAGTTCAGCTCCAGATTGGTCGTCCATTATTGGGATCCGTCTTGTCGAGACATCTATCAGGTGCATCTAGAACATCTATGGGTGCACTGTCACAAAGAAAGTTGTCCAGAGGATCGAGTGTCAGTCAGTCTGCGTCATTTTCTGCTTATTATAGTGGAGGAAAGCAATGCTTTCGACAGTACCATGAGTATGATGTAGGGGTCCATACCTCTCGATCTCTACATTCATTGCCAGAGGCAACTTTGTCTTCAGCTATGGAACCGCATGCTACAAGGCGAACAAGTTTTTGCAAAAATGGGATAATGCTGACAAGGTTGAACAGAGACAACTCTCCAGAGAATTTGTCGAGAAGTCTTACTGCTGTACACGAACCTTGTTGTGACAGTGAGACTTATCAACAGTTGACATCTACACCAGCATGGAGTACCGGTTCCAGGAGAGGTCAAAACTGTACTTCTGCCAACAATGGTACATCATCTCCACTAAAGAACAGACGCAGTGGTTTACTCACATGCCAGGGTGCTAAATCCGATGCACTCGGTACCATTCCCACAGCAGGTTTAGAACCAAACTTTCCTGTTTCAACAACTACAAAGGAATGTCCTAAGTCAGAAGGCGATCTAATTAACCATCTGGATATTAAACACACAGCAAGCAATATTGAAAG ATCAGTAGTTGTGGGAGAAAGCGGATTTCATCCTGCCATACAAATTGTGGGAGGTCTAGGAAGAGGTATTTTTGTGACAGGAGTAACAGGAAACGTCATTCATGGTGATTTAAATGAGGGTGATCAGATAATCAAA CTTAATGACGAAAACTTTGTGGATGTTACACATGCCCAAGCTGTACAAGCAATTGCAACAGAGGGCAAGTTGACAGCTGAAGTGGTATACAATCTGTCTG GCTATGGTGATGTCATTGATTGCAACTTTGGAAATCAGGATTCATTTTATGTCAA AGCTTTGTTTACCTACAATTCCCATGGACCGTACGAACACGGGTTTGATTCGGGAACAGTATTCCATGTTGTTAGAACTTTAGTACCTGACCAGAATGATTGCTGGGTGGCTTACACTGTCAACCGCTCAGGAAATGACACAAATTCGGAGAAGATGCTTCCATCTCTGTCAAA AGCTGCTGAGCTGCACAGAACAGCTGCTAGTGTTAGCGAACCTACAAAGATTATAAGAGGTGTTCTGACTGGCTGGAAGCGACATTCGCTAAAAAGGAAGGCTACAGCTGCGGCTGCAGATACTATAGAACAAGGCTCGGAGTTTGACAGAACTCAATGGG GGTATGAATTCGTGAAGCAGTGTAAAG TGGTGACAGCCAGACCCGTTATGTTGCTTGGAGTTCTTACTGTACCCATCTCGGAACAACTACTGGAATCACATACACCACAATTCATCAAGTGCAAACTGTCTAGCATAACAAGAATAAGCCACCTGGCTTCCAAC gaattgtattgtattgttgaaaGTGATCCTGGCTGTATCAGCAAACTACACGAACAGCATTTACATCCGATAGTCATCTTTATTACAACCAAGAGCAGGAAACATAG CAAATCTTTTTTGCCGTCTGGTGTTAGCCGTCATGAGTTGGAAAGTCAAATTGATGCAGCTGAGACCATGAAAAAGCATTATGGCCACGAATTTTCAG CTCATGTGACAATCACTTCTTTGGTGGATTTGACGGAAACCGTTCGTTCCATCATTCGAATAGTCGAAGACCAGCAAGAGAACATTGTTTGGGATGTGAATAATTTAGAATACACGACCTAA
- the LOC134178995 gene encoding CUGBP Elav-like family member 3-B isoform X2: MECGGTNSALSSNGTERSPTVGEKAADAIKLFIGQVPKQFSEEDLRTYFDEFGDIYELRILRNRYTNEHKGCAFITFCTRENALAAKELLHDKIVLPGMNRPMQIKLSEQEAKAEGRKLFIGMLPKAYSGEDVRQMFDKFGDIEEVNVLHDTAGISRGCAFVKYSSRPECEAAIQEMNGTQTLPGALSCLVVKYADSEKERSQRRMQKALQLQQQQLAAVTLSSHQYTALQQQWMQQMASFTNTHGGSSLASPSDMNGSISPTSTLSPVSGLPYVDYLGSAVSPTLGYHMYTHNGFIPQQPVHEGPEGANLFIYHLPQEARDTDLLQWFTPYGNVVSTKVYIDRITHQSKCFGFVSFDDPMSADAAISDMNGRQIGSKRLKVQHKRVKGYPPSPVSDQGPLQSTDFTAAMPASSF, translated from the exons ATGGAGTGCGGTGGTACCAACTCAGCTCTGTCTTCCAACGGGACGGAGCGTTCTCCCACCGTCGGCGAGAAAGCGGCAGACGCCATAAAGCTCTTCATCGGACAGGTTCCCAAGCAATTTAGCGAAGAAGATCTACGGACGTACTTCGACGAGTTTGGCGACATCTACGAGCTGCGCATTCTTCGCAATCGTTACACAAACGAGCACAAAG GTTGCGCTTTTATTACGTTTTGCACGAGAGAGAACGCGCTGGCCGCTAAGGAATTGTTGCACGACAAGATCGTTCTTCCTGGA ATGAATCGACCGATGCAAATCAAACTGTCGGAGCAAGAAGCGAAAGCAG AGGGGAGAAAACTATTTATTGGGATGTTGCCGAAAGCATACAGTGGGGAAGATGTCAGACAAATGTTTGACAAATTCGGAGATATTGAAGAGGTTAATGTGCTTCACGATACAGCAGGAATCAGCAGAG GCTGTGCCTTTGTCAAGTATTCGTCACGACCCGAGTGCGAAGCTGCGATTCAAGAGATGAATGGAACTCAGACTTTGCCG GGAGCATTGTCGTGTCTCGTTGTCAAATATGCAGACTCGGAAAAGGAGCGCAGTCAGCGACGCATGCAGAAAGCTctgcaactgcaacaacagcaactagCGGCGGTCACCCTATCCTCCCATCAGTACACAGCGCTCCAACAACAG TGGATGCAGCAGATGGCTTCGTTTACGAACACTCATGGAGGCTCGAGTTTGGCATCACCGTCGGACATGAATGGCAGCATCAGCCCTACATCGACACTCAGTCCGGTGTCAGGATTGCCATATGTCGATTACCTGGGGAGTGCAGTCAGCCCAACGCTGGGATATCACATGTACACTCACAATGGCTTTATACCTCAGCAACCAGTGCATGAAG GGCCCGAGGGCGCCAACCTCTTCATCTATCACTTGCCGCAAGAGGCCAGAGACACGGATCTACTCCAGTGGTTCACGCCGTATGGTAACGTCGTCAGCACGAAAGTGTACATTGACAGGATCACACATCAGAGCAAGTGTTTCG GCTTTGTGAGCTTTGATGACCCGATGTCGGCAGATGCTGCAATCAGCGACATGAACGGTCGACAGATTGGAAGCAAGCGACTCAAGGTTCAGCACAAACGTGTGAAGGGCTATCCGCCCAGTCCCGTGTCCGACCAGGGGCCTCTGCAGTCGACAGACTTTACAGCGGCCATGCCGGCATCGAGCTTTTAG
- the LOC134183971 gene encoding vacuole membrane protein 1-like: MSGYEKMTVDVLRQELRRRNLPSSGRKPEIISRLLQSDDLEHVDQVVDELPRGDKDGHDAQPARAVTQRQPSPFRLLSQARVAKEHTRMKEMRNHIVLWRKPLVTLYNFSLEMGVQLHISYHKLVDNRKTVAVSCLALWWLFLIWYMEGPHQPWIESLERTTLWSCYWIGLGILSSVGLGTGLHTFLLYLGPHIAAVTLAAWECMSVDFPSPPYPEEILCPSDSSSQESLSILTIMSKVRLEAFMWGAGTAIGELPPYFMAKAARLSGSSIEEEEVEEELEALESAEDSGVITRMKRAIHHLVQRVGFFGILLCASIPNPLFDLAGMTCGHFLVPFWTFFGATLIGKAIIKMHIQKMFVIVLFTKKYVEGLVDIMGLVPVVGPGLQAPFKEYLQKQRKKLHQKPGAAKSSSPSWLSRFYQGLVIFMVGYFILSIINSTAQQYAKRQDDAWLQSQMAKEDDREET; this comes from the exons ATGTCTGGATATGAGAAGATGACAGTAGACGTGCTGCGGCAGGAGCTACGACGTAGAAATTTGCCATCAAGTGGTAGAAAGCCGGAAATT ATATCAAGATTACTGCAATCAGATGATTTGGAGCATGTAGACCAAGTGGTTGATGAACTACCAAGAGGAGATAAAGATGGACATGATGCCCAACCAGCAA GAGCAGTAACGCAAAGGCAACCGTCTCCTTTTCGACTTCTCTCTCAGGCTCGCGTGGCCAAGGAACACACTCGAatgaaagaaatgagaaatCACATTGTTTTATGGAGGAAACCTCTTGTTACTTTATACAACTTTAGCTTAGAAATGGGAGTTCAATTACATATTTCATATCACAA GTTAGTTGATAATCGCAAGACTGTTGCAGTCTCGTGTTTAGCTCTGTGGTGGCTCTTCTTGATCTGGTACATGGAAGGACCTCATCAACCC TGGATAGAATCACTAGAAAGGACAACCCTGTGGAGTTGCTATTGGATTGGCCTGGGTATTCTCTCGTCAGTGGGTTTAGGAACGGGACTTCACACGTTCTTGTTATACTTG GGTCCTCACATAGCTGCTGTTACTCTGGCTGCCTGGGAATGTATGTCAGTTGACTTTCCTTCACCTCCATATCCTGAGGA gaTTCTCTGCCCGTCTGATAGCAGCAGTCAAGAGAGCTTGAGCATTCTTACCATCATGAGTAAAGTTAGGCTCGAAGCGTTTATGTGG gGGGCTGGCACGGCGATTGGAGAATTACCGCCTTATTTTATGGCCAAAGCTG CTCGTTTATCTGGTTCCAGTATTGAGGAGGAGGAAGTCGAGGAAGAGTTGGAAGCATTAGAGAGTGCTGAAGATTCC GGTGTTATAACGAGAATGAAGAGGGCAATACATCATTTGGTGCAGCGAGTCGGCTTTTTCGGCATCTTGCTGTGTGCATCT ATTCCCAACCCTTTGTTCGATCTGGCAGGCATGACATGTGGTCATTTTCTTGTCCCGTTTTGGACATTTTTTGGAGCTACTCTAATAGGCAAAGCAATCATCAAGATGCACATTCAG AAAATGTTTGTCATTGTTCTTTTCACAAAGAAGTATGTTGAGGGACTAGTAGATATTATGGG GCTTGTTCCGGTGGTTGGTCCTGGTTTGCAAGCACCATTCAAGGAATACCTTCAGAAGCAGAGGAAAAAATTGCATCAGAAACCAGGAGCAGCTAAATCATCT AGTCCAAGTTGGTTGAGTCGATTCTATCAAGGTCTCGTTATCTTCATGGTCGGCTACTTTATTTTGTCTATTATTAACTCGACAGCCCAGCAGTACGCCAAACGTCAAGACGATGCGTGGTTACAGAGTCAGATGGCAAAGGAAGATGATCGCGAGGAAACGTGA